Part of the Heterodontus francisci isolate sHetFra1 chromosome 7, sHetFra1.hap1, whole genome shotgun sequence genome is shown below.
CTGAAGACCTTCTCATTCTCTGTAGTCTATCAGTGTGATCCTCCCAACATTTGGAAAGCCACTCACTGAGCTTCAACAAAAACCTGGAATCATCCCTCCTCCTGCATCAGATCTGACAGGGAGAAAAGACCTGCCCCAAAGTGCAGAAATCCCCTTGTCCTGATGTGTATAATTGTGAGGTTACCTCAATACTGTTCTCACTGGACTCTGATGATTCACTGTTGCTGCCAATTGTCTTCAAACCTCGACATTCCACATCGATGTCAACAACTTCATCAGCAAAATATTCCACATGGCCTTTGCAAAAACCTTTTTCCTGTCAAAGTAGAATTTATTAAAATTACACTCAGCATTTTCTCTGACATAAATCAGTCCACACAGCCCTTTCCctgatataactcagtacacatGGCCTTTTCTCTGATATAACTCTGTATTCATGGCCATTTCTAAGATAAAACTCAGGTGATTTTGATGTGACAACATAACTCAGAACTCACTGCAGTTTTTCTGGTGCGGAAGTAACAGTTGGGATCATCAAATTCCAGTCCAGAATTCTTGGAGCAGACGGTTTCTTTCACTGAGAATGTTAAATCCACATTGTACGATAATTTTCCTGTGCGATAAATCTGATGAGAGGAGAACAGGTAATTAATGTGTTACTGTATCGAGTGTTCTTACTGTGGACTGATTCACCCATCAGTGTGAGTGCAATATAATATTCTGCTCCTGTTTAATAATCAGTGTCTAACTGCACTCAGTAATATTCTTGTAGATTTTAGACAGTGAAACACACTGAGACCAGGACACACTTACATCATTCACTCTTCTCCTGGTTATCCCACACAGATTGGTGGTCTCTGTGATTTCGTTCAACTTTATAACAGACACTCTCAGAGCATCCTTAGGGCTCGGTATTCCTGTACAGAGAAAAGGAAAGTTTTAGAAAACTCCCCAGCATTCTTCAGTGAATTCTTTTCACACATTGGTAATGTATCAGTGTCTGAATCTCATTCCCAATAACTTGTTGCTTTATGAGGTGTCGCTCTCTCCAGTACCTACCTGAGCAGTGGAGGATCTGTACTGCAGCAATGATGAGGAGAAAGGATTTCATTCTGCCTCTTGTGTGATCAGCTGGCTGGTTTCTAAGAGTAAAGGagctgcttctctctctcgctctgccttttCCTTGCAGTGTTCAGTCTTTATATACTGCACCTGCACCACATTCAAACACTGACTCATATTTGCTCAGTTTGGTGATTCTGGGCACAGAAACCTGTTGACAAGTGGCTGTAATGTGGGCAGAACTTCCTTCAAATATCATCATCATGTTTAGATTTAGTGAGATCAGAGATTATTCCTCAGAATATGAAATAATGAACCTAGAGAGGAGATGAAATGATCATCTGTAATTTGTACAAAGTCACACTCAGTCCACTGGGGTAACTCCTGGAATTATTCCGGTATGGGAGCGGTGACATTATTTGCATCATTTCCTGCATCAAACATTATCTCCAGAAGCTCTGCTGTAACCACTGATGTGTTGTTGCATCAATAAGTTTAGTGTAAAGCAGGATCTGATGGTAGGGTAACAATCTTCTACTCCCATTTTTAGACAAATTTTCCATCTGCTCCCTATATTTTCCTCTCCCGTATGGGGCGtagatacaagagcaaggaggttgtattAACCGTGTATAAATCACTGGGTcggttcaactggagtattgcatccatatCTAGGCGACACACTTGGGGAATGATGTGAATGTATTGGAGAGAGTGTGGAAAAGTTTGACGAGATTGGTTCCAAGGACGAGGAACTTCATCTCCAAAGATagcttggagaagttgggactgttttccttggagaaggctgagaggagatttgacagcggtatccaaaatcatgaggagtccggacagagtagatagggagaaactgttcccactcgtgacaggatcgaaaacgagaaggcacggatttaaaataattggcaaaagaagcaatggcgacatgaggaaaagcttttttctgcagcaaatggttaggatctggaatgcactgcctgagagcgtggtggaggcaagtttagtagaggcattcaaaagggaactagactatTATCAGaatggcactgtggcgcagtggttagcatcacagctccagcatcccgggttcaattctgggtactgcctgtgtggagtttgcaagttctccctttgggtttctgctgggtctttttttattcattcatgggatgtgggcatcactggccaggccaacatttattgcccatccctaattgcccttgagaaggtggtggtgagctgccttcttgaaccgctgcagtccatttggggtaggtacactcacagtgctgttaggaagcgagttccaggattttgacccagtgacagtgaaggaacggcaatatagttctaattcaggatgggtgtgacttggaggggaacttgcaggtggtggtgttcccatgtattttctgcccttgtccttctagttggtagaggacgcaggtttggaaggtgctgtctaaggagccttggtgcgttgctgcagtgcttcttgtagatggtacacactgctgccactgtgcgtcgctggtggagggagtgaatgtttgtagatggtgtgccaatcaagcgagctgttttgtcctggatggagtggagcttcttgagtgttgttggagctgcacccatccaggcaagtggagagtattccatcacactcctgacttgtgccttgtagatggtggataggctttggggagtcaggaggtgagttactcacctcaggattcatagcctctgacctgctcttgtagccacggtatttatatggctactcctgttcagtttctggtcaatggtagcccctaggatgttgatagtgggggattcagcgatggtaatgctgttgaatgtcaaggggagatggttagattctctcttgttggagatggtcattgcctggcacttgtgtggcacaaatggtacttgccacttatcagcccaagcttggagattgtgcaatcatcagcgaacatccccacttctgaccttatgattgaaggaaggtcattgatgaagcagctgaagatggttgggcctaggacactaccctgaggaactcctgcagtgatgtcctggagctcagatgattaacctccaacaaccacaaccatcttcctttgcgccaggtatgactacagccagcggagggttttccccctgcttcccattgactcaagttttgctagggctccttgatgccatcctcggtcaaatgctgccttgatgtcaaaggcagtcactctcacctcacctcttgagttcagcccttttgtccatgtttgaaccaaggctgtaatgaggtcaggagctgagtgaccctggcggaactcaaactgagcatcactgagcaggttattgcgaagcaggtgctgcttgatggcactgttgatgacaccttccatcactttactgatgatcgagagtaggctgatggggcggtaattggccgggtcggacttgtcctgctttttgtgtacaggacattcctgggcaattttccacattgcagggtagatgccagtgttgtagctgtactggaacagcttggctaggggtgtggcaagttctggagcacaggtcttcagtactattgccggaattctGTCAGGGCCCATGGCATTTGCATATCCAGTgcgttcagttgtttcttgatatcatgcagagtgaatcgaattggctgaagtctggcatctgtgatgctggggacttcaggaggaggccgagatggatcatcaactcggcacttctggctgtagattgttgcaaatgcttcagccttatcttttgcactgatgtgttgggctcccccatcattgaggatggggatatttgtggagccacctcctcctgttagttgcttaattgtccaccaccattcacggctggatgtcgcaggactgcagagcttagatctgatcctttggttatgagatcgcttagctctgtctattgcatgctgcttacacagtttggcatgcaagttgtcctgggttgtagcttcaccaggttgacacctcattttgaggtatgcctggtgctgctcctggcatgccctcctgcactcttcattgaaccagggttggtctcctggcttgatattaatggtagagtgggggatatgccgggccataagtttacagattgtggatgcgtacaattctgctgctgctgatggcccacagcacctcaaggatgcccagttttgcattgctagatctgttcgaaatctctcccatttagcacagtgatagtgccacacaacatgatggacggtgtcctcaatgtgaaggcgggacttcgtctccacaagtactgtgcggtggtcactcttaccaatactgtcatggacagaagcatctgcggcaggcagattggtgaggacgaggtcaagtatgcttttccctcatgttggttcccccaccacctgccgcagacccagtctagcagcaatatccttttggactcggccagcttggtcagtagtggtgctaccgagccactcttggtgatggacattgaagtcccccacccagagtatattttgtgcccttggaaccctcagtgcttcctccgagtgatgttcaacatggaggagtaccgagtcatcagttgagggagggcggttggttggtaatcagtaggaggttaccttgcccatgtttgacctaatgccatgagacttcatggggtctggattcgatgttgaggactcccagggcaactcccggcgtactgtatacctctgtgccaccacctctggtgggtctgtcctgccggtgggacaggacatacccggggatggtaattgcagtgtctgggacattgtctgtaaggtatgataccgtgagtatgactatgtcaggctgttgcttgacttggctgtgggacagctctcccaactttggtacaagcccccagatgttagtaaggaggactttgcagggtcgacagggctgggtttgccgttgtcgtttccggtgcctaggttgatgccgggtggtccgtctggtttcattcctttttattgacttcgtagcggttaggtgcaactgagtggcttgctaggccatttcagagggcatataagagttaaccacattgctgtgggtctggagtcacatgtaatccagaccaggtaaggacagcagatttccttacctaaaggacattagtgaaccagatgggtttttacaacaatcgacaatggtttcatggccatcattagactagcttttaattccagatttattaattaaattcaaattccaccttctgctgtggtggtattcgaacccatatcctcagagaaataccctgggtctctgggttactagtccagtgataataccactacgccaccccaaccgggtactccggtttcctcccgcagccaaagatttgcagattgataggtaaattgcccctagtataggcaggtggtaggggatgtagtagggaatatgggattaacgtaggattactataagtggatggttgatggtcagcacagactcagtgggctgcagggcctgtttcagtgctgtatctctaaataaaataaaaatactgtgaaaaaataaataaaacaggaagaatatgcagggctatggggagaaggtgggggaatggtcaTAGGAACAGACAAATTCGGAGTAGGTcacttggctcctcgagcctgctctgccattcaacaaggttatggctgatctgattgtaacctcaactccacattcctgcctcccccgataacctttcactgccTTAATTattgagaatctatctacctctgccttaaaactattcaaagactctgcttccactgccttttgaggaagagaattccaaagactcatgaccctctgagtgaaaaattttatcctcatctctgtcttaaatgagcgaacccttatttttaaacagtgctccttcgttctagattctcccacaaggggaaacatcctttccacatgcaccctgtcaagacccctcaggatcttatatgtttcaatcaagtcgcctcttactcttctaatctccagtggatacaagcctagcctgttcaacctttcctcacaagacaacccacccattccttgTATTATTCTATAAACatgttctgaactgcttccaatgtatttacattcgtccttaaataaggacaccaatactgtacacagtactccagatgtggtctcaccagtgccctgtataactgaagcataacctccctacttttgtattattcccctcgcaataaaggataacattctattagctttcctaattacatgacgaacctgcataataaccttttgtgattcatgctctaggacacccagatccctctgcatctcagagctctgcaatctctcatcatttagataatacactttattttaattcttcctgccaaaatgaacaatttcacattttcccacattatactccatttgccagatctttgcccatcacTTAACCTATCCGTATCCCttggtagtctccttatgtcctcttcacaacttactttcctacctgtctttgtgtcatcagcaaatttagcaaccatacattcggtcccttcatctaagtcatttctataaattggaaaatgttgaagccccagcactgatacctgcgcacacccacttgttacatcttgccaacaagaaaatgacccatttatgcctatctctgtttcctgttagatagccaatcttctaaccatgccaaagtgttaccccctacacagtgagcttttattttctgcaataacctttgatgtggcaccttatcaaatgccttctggaaatctaagtacagtacatccactggttcccctttatccacagtacatattacttcttcaaataagtccaataaattggtttaacaTTAAACAAAACCATGTTAAGtctgcctgatgaccttgaatttttcgaagttccctgctataacatctttaataatagcttctaccattttccctatgacagatcttaagctaactggcctgtagtttcctacactaagtgaattgctcattctgagagctggtacagacacaatgggctgaatggcctccttctgtgctgtaacagttctgtgattccgtGTCTCCTTGTTGAGGTTTGGTTCCATGTTTGCCAGTAGATGACTTGTGACTCTGCTGTGGTCGTTCATTATGTCTGTGTGGAAACAGCGACTGATGATCAGCTGTTCCACTGTGGAGCCCTGTGCAGATGAACAAACACATGCACATCCAGCATGAGTCCGACAGGTACCAGTCAACATCTGGAATCCTGACTGCttccactctcaccacagcccagtactGAAGATACCATTTGTCACTCTTCAAATGTGTTTGTAGCTGAGATCAGTTGACTGAGAACAGACCAAACATTGAACTCCTGCTCTGTGTGCCTCAGTACCACCTCAGACAGAGCCTTTTCCTACTAGGCCATGGATGGAGATTACATAAAATTTCCATCGATGTTTACAATGACTTAAGTTGTTGTCCATTTGATATTCTACAGCAATTGTCGAATAACCCACTGAGGATCTTACACAGTTGTGTTTACTGTGGGTAACACTGGCATTGAACTGATCCACCATGCCTTGTGTATGTCCCCCCAATTCTTTGGGATTCCAGAGACCAAGGGAAGTGTCCTCTGTGTGATGATACTGGGAAACACATGAGCATGAAACACCCAAAACAGAATTCCAACCCCTTTGTGTGTTGCCCAACTTCTCTTATGGCATCTGTTTTCTTGTTCCCTGTTAGTACCAGAATTATAATGGACAATGGACACATTAAAGCTTCAGAAAGATTACAAACCTCAGGAAAATTGATATCCATGCTGTGATTGGTTAACACAGTGCTGCAAATACCCAGCATGCTTCCTGTCAGATTACGTTCCTGTGAAAatccttggggtgttttactgaAATAAAATGTTGGATAAATGCAAGTAGtagtagttgttgttgttgttgttgagaagACCACATTGGAACCATTCATTCTGTTCATCAACTCATGCCAACACAATCAGTGATGTGGTAAACCCCTGATATACACAAGTTATAGTGTTGATTATTAACTCACTGTTAGTGGTTGGATGATTGAGTCCAAGGTCTTTCAATCATTTCAGTCCAGCTGCCACAGTGGAGGTGAGTTTGAAAATTATTTTGCGTGACTCTAATGTCCTGGACATTGCTCCTTCTCAATCTCACATACCATGGTGTCAGCTGACTGCCTGAGCActgtctgaaaagaaaccattgaGAGAAATCGCAACCAGTACCAGCTTCCTCTACAACCCATCACTGATAACAGAGGCCAGTCATCTGCAAGCGGAGGTGCTTCATCCAGAGATTTGTTTTGGACTGGGGGTTTATTGACATTTGTAGAGAAATCTGTGGTTGTGGCTTCCTGCCTGCCCGGTCATTGGGGGCTGTGTGTAGGCCTCAGGCTTTGTGGGGGAGGGCAAATGGCAAGAGTGAAGGATGTAGAAATGCTGGGAGATGATAAAATTAGTTTAGAGGAATAAACAGTGAGCAGCTCATACAGAAAAATATTTATTACATCTCCATCATCAACTCAACATcttgtaactgtaaataataattaGAGTGAACAAGAAGAGATTGTGAGAGGCCGAGA
Proteins encoded:
- the LOC137372230 gene encoding secreted phosphoprotein 24-like, which codes for MKSFLLIIAAVQILHCSGIPSPKDALRVSVIKLNEITETTNLCGITRRRVNDIYRTGKLSYNVDLTFSVKETVCSKNSGLEFDDPNCYFRTRKTAEKGFCKGHVEYFADEVVDIDVECRGLKTIGSNSESSESSENSIEVERNSEETSLEKSSNVVSKSAETSLEDSLNVESKSTETSLEVFSNEHNDDSRARH